The Spirosoma sp. SC4-14 DNA window CACCGCGACATTAAGCCCGAAAATATTCTGTATCGACCATTGCCCAGCGGTGAACTGCATTTTTTGCTGACAGACTTTGGGGTTGCCCGCCTGCACGAGCAGTCAACAACGCTGACCGGGCAATCGCTGATGACCTACGAATATGCGTCGCCGGAGCAATTCAACGATCCCAGAAACCTAACGCCCGCCACCGACTATTATTCGCTGGGCGTTGTCTTATACGAGTGCCTTCACGGCTCTGTTCCGTTTGCATTAGCTGATCATTCCGGCATTGTGACGTTTATGAACCGGGTATTAACCGAAACGCCACCTGCCTTAACCGTAACCAGTCAGGATGCATTGCTTGGTCCGTTCGTGCCTATTCTTCAGGATTTGTTGCAAAAGAAACCGGAAGAACGCCTGAGCGACCCCGATGAACTAATCTGGCAGCTAAAACAGGCAGAGCTGAATTGTCTGAAAGTCGGTCGAGGCAGTATACCAGCCAGTCGACCGACTCCCGTTGTTCCGCTGGTTTCTGATCCAACATCTGAGCCGGACGCCATTCCCGAACCAATCGCCAGTTCGTCGCCCGTTCAGAGAGAAATGCCAAAACCATCAGGAAAAAGCCTGACATGGACGGTTTTGCTGCTGGTAATTTTAGTGGGTGGTGCGGGGCTTTATTATGCGTTCAACCGACCGCTACAAAAAGGGGTATCGTCCACAAACAATACCATCGGGGAATTGCAATCAACGGACTCAACGGCAGCAGAGACCCCCGTCGATTCGACGAATGAAGACCAGTGGCAGCAACAACAGGCCGAAGAGGCCCGGCGACAGGAAGAACTCCGCCAACAGGCTTTAAATGCCGTCGAGGCCGGGAAATCGCTGACTGCCGAAATGATTGATTTTCGGGTTGGTTTTCTGGGAGGAATCAAAAATGCCCTGATCGAACTAAATAACCCCAGCAACTTCAAATTTCCTTCTGTAGCGGTGCTGGTCAGTTATTTTAAAGATAATGGTCAACTATACAAAACCGAGAAGGTTTTTTTCAATAATGTAGAGCCCAACTCAACCCGCAGTCGGAAAGCTCCCGACAGCGACCGTGGTACGCGGGTGAGTTGTAAGGTGCTGAAGTACGATTTTCCGAAGGAACTCGACTCGCTGATTAATCTTGTTCCGGCTGATTCGTTGACTTCAGACACATTAAATTAACTGGTCATGCCAACCGTAAGTGTCAATACCCATTTTCCGGGCTATGAAATTATTGGTGAGATTGGCCGTTCCAATGCCAGAGTCCTGAAAGCGCGTCATCTGGCAACTGGCGATCTGGTAGCCATCAAGCACGTTACGTTCCATACGGAGCCTGAAACCCTCCGACGGTTTCGGCTTGAATCGCAACTGATGACAGACATTCGGCACCCAAATGTGGTTGGTGTTCGGGAGGTGGCGCTGGACCTGCCTATGCCGTTTATTGTTATGGAGTGGATTGAGGGAGGCAGTTTGCGGACACTGCTGGATCGTCAGGCGTGCCTGGATATTCCGACGG harbors:
- a CDS encoding serine/threonine-protein kinase — encoded protein: MSTIRFDTRFPGYEVLSELGRSNARILKARHLATDDLVAIKHFALNTDEETLRRFQRESAIMTSISHPNIVKVREVQLEAELPYIVMELIEGGSVRQLITSQNRISIPTVIRLGLQMAEVFKAIHTQGIIHRDIKPENILYRPLPSGELHFLLTDFGVARLHEQSTTLTGQSLMTYEYASPEQFNDPRNLTPATDYYSLGVVLYECLHGSVPFALADHSGIVTFMNRVLTETPPALTVTSQDALLGPFVPILQDLLQKKPEERLSDPDELIWQLKQAELNCLKVGRGSIPASRPTPVVPLVSDPTSEPDAIPEPIASSSPVQREMPKPSGKSLTWTVLLLVILVGGAGLYYAFNRPLQKGVSSTNNTIGELQSTDSTAAETPVDSTNEDQWQQQQAEEARRQEELRQQALNAVEAGKSLTAEMIDFRVGFLGGIKNALIELNNPSNFKFPSVAVLVSYFKDNGQLYKTEKVFFNNVEPNSTRSRKAPDSDRGTRVSCKVLKYDFPKELDSLINLVPADSLTSDTLN